The following coding sequences are from one Humulus lupulus chromosome X, drHumLupu1.1, whole genome shotgun sequence window:
- the LOC133803313 gene encoding lysine histidine transporter-like 8 produces MEERPETELISIPATPRGVSTPEIQTPTGQRSPRPASKEAKSSTAWTPTSFISPRFLSPIGTPMKRVLINMKGYLEEVGHLTKLNPQDAWLPITESRNGNAHYAAFHNLNAGVGFQALLLPVAFAFLGWSWGILSLTIAYCWQLYTLWVLVQLHEAVPGKRYNRYVELAQAAFGERLGVWLALFPTVYLSAGTATALILIGGETMKLFFQIVCGPLCTSNPLTTVEWYLVFTSLCIVLSQLPNLNSIAGLSLVGAVTAITYSTMVWVLSVSQQRPPRLSYEPLSMPSFSASVFSVLNALGIVAFAFRGHNLALEIQATMPSTFKHPAHVPMWRGAKVAYFFIALCLFPVAIGGFWAYGNLMPSGGILNALYGFHSHDIARGLLAMTFLLVVFNCLSSFQIYSMPVFDSFEAGYTSRTNRPCSIWVRSGFRVFYGFVSFFIGVALPFLSSLAGLLGGLTLPVTFAYPCFMWVLIKKPTKYSFNWYFNWILGWLGIAFSLAFSIGGVWSMVNSGLKLKFFKPS; encoded by the exons ATGGAGGAGAGACCTGAGACTGAGCTGATATCCATTCCGGCGACACCGCGTGGAGTGTCGACGCCGGAGATTCAGACTCCAACTGGGCAGAGGTCGCCGAGGCCGGCTTCGAAGGAGGCGAAGTCGTCGACGGCGTGGACACCGACGTCGTTCATATCGCCGCGGTTTCTTAGCCCAATAGGGACTCCCATGAAGAGGGTTCTGATAAACATGAAGGGTTACTTGGAGGAGGTTGGCCACCTCACGAAACTCAATCCTCAGGACGCTTGGCTTCCCATAACGGAGTCCAGAAATGGGAATGCTCACTACGCTGCGTTTCACAACCTCAATGCTGGTGTTGGTTTCCAGGCTCTACTtcttcccgttgcctttgcttttcttggctg GAGTTGGGGAATACTTTCTTTGACCATAGCCTACTGTTGGCAACTTTACACGTTGTGGGTTTTGGTTCAGCTACATGAAGCAGTTCCAGGAAAGAGGTACAACAGATATGTGGAACTGGCACAAGCTGCATTTG GGGAAAGATTAGGCGTTTGGCTGGCTCTTTTCCCCACTGTTTACTTATCAGCTGGTACTGCAACGGCTTTGATTCTCATCGGAGGAGAGACCATGAAACTATTTTTCCAGATAGTTTGTGGGCCGCTCTGTACATCGAATCCCTTAACCACAGTGGAGTGGTATCTGGTGTTCACTTCTCTGTGCATTGTCCTGTCTCAGCTCCCAAACCTTAACTCAATTGCAGGGCTGTCACTTGTCGGGGCTGTTACAGCCATAACTTACTCTACAATGGTTTGGGTGCTCTCTGTGAGCCAACAAAGGCCACCAAGACTCTCTTACGAACCTTTGTCAATGCCATCGTTCTCTGCTTCAGTATTTTCGGTTTTAAACGCTCTTGGAATTGTTGCCTTTGCATTCAGAGGGCACAATCTGGCTTTGGAGATTCAG GCAACAATGCCATCTACATTTAAGCATCCAGCTCATGTACCTATGTGGAGAGGAGCCAAAGTTGCTTATTTCTTCATTGCCTTGTGCTTGTTCCCTGTTGCCATTGGAGGCTTCTGGGCCTATGGGAACCTT ATGCCTTCTGGTGGAATTCTCAATGCCTTGTATGGTTTCCACAGCCATGACATCGCGAGAGGGCTTCTGGCAATGACATTTCTATTAGTCGTGTTCAATTGCTTGAGCAGTTTTCAAATATACTCCATGCCTGTCTTTGACAGCTTTGAAGCTGGCTACACCAGCCGCACCAACCGCCCCTGCTCGATATGGGTTCGGTCTGGTTTCCGAGTCTTTTATGGTTTTGTCTCCTTCTTCATAGGGGTGGCACTCCCATTCCTCTCCAGCTTGGCTGGTCTTCTGGGAGGACTAACACTTCCAGTCACATTTGCATACCCTTGCTTCATGTGGGTTCTGATAAAAAAGCCTACAAAGTACAGCTTCAACTGGTATTTTAATTGGATTCTTGGTTGGTTGGGGATCGCATTCAGCTTAGCATTTTCCATTGGAGGTGTATGGAGTATGGTGAACAGTGGACTCAAGTTGAAATTCTTCAAACCCAGTTAA
- the LOC133804176 gene encoding dof zinc finger protein DOF3.4-like: MPSESGDGNQVARGQPTMGHLPPAQSEPLPCPRCDSINTKFCYYNNYNLSQPRHFCKACRRYWTQGGTLRDVPVGGGSRKHSKRSRSSNSSSSSSSSSSSMTHDPLMPSKPVSDFPVMTTQPGSASAEHANLNDGSGVGGVGFTSLLSCQALGGFLALGGFGLGVGNGFDEIGYGYGRGVWPFPEVGEFVNGGSSGGSGATSACNTLQQMSGSDPGLVDGDCFNWPDLAISMPGKGLK, encoded by the coding sequence ATGCCCTCGGAATCAGGAGATGGAAATCAGGTGGCaagaggccaaccaaccatgGGACACCTTCCGCCGGCCCAGTCCGAGCCGCTGCCGTGCCCAAGGTGTGATTCGATCAACACCAAGTTCTGCTACTACAACAACTATAATCTCTCTCAGCCACGCCACTTCTGTAAGGCCTGCCGTCGCTACTGGACCCAGGGTGGGACACTCCGAGACGTCCCAGTCGGCGGAGGATCCCGTAAGCACTCTAAGCGCTCTCGCTCttctaactcctcctcttcatcatcttcctcttcctcttccatgACCCACGACCCGCTTATGCCATCTAAACCCGTGTCGGACTTTCCCGTAATGACGACTCAACCCGGCTCTGCTTCTGCGGAGCACGCCAATCTGAACGACGGTAGTGGAGTCGGAGGCGTTGGATTCACCTCGTTGCTAAGCTGCCAGGCACTTGGTGGGTTTCTGGCGCTTGGAGGGTTCGGACTTGGAGTCGGGAATGGGTTCGATGAGATCGGGTATGGGTACGGTAGAGGGGTCTGGCCTTTTCCGGAGGTCGGCGAGTTTGTGAATGGAGGTAGTAGCGGTGGTTCGGGTGCTACGTCGGCTTGCAACACGTTGCAGCAGATGAGTGGTTCGGATCCTGGGTTAGTGGACGGTGATTGCTTTAACTGGCCAGACCTTGCGATTTCCATGCCAGGAAAGGGTTTGAAGTAG